From Candidatus Hydrogenedentota bacterium, the proteins below share one genomic window:
- a CDS encoding metal-dependent transcriptional regulator gives MAARPLTATLEDYLEAIHALAPGNTGARMGDIARRLGVHKSTVTAALRSLAERGLVEYAPYRPVTLTRRGKGIGAEVLRRHDTLRRFLVEVLGVDGGVAEETACKMEHVMPDEVIGRFTSFADFMAACPRVSAHFNRGIGYFCADTPGKGECSRCVAAADTAGGAG, from the coding sequence ATGGCGGCACGGCCACTCACGGCGACCCTTGAGGATTATCTGGAGGCCATCCACGCGCTGGCACCCGGAAACACGGGGGCGCGCATGGGCGACATTGCCCGCCGTCTGGGGGTGCACAAGTCCACGGTGACCGCCGCGCTGCGCAGTCTCGCGGAGCGGGGCCTGGTGGAGTATGCGCCTTACAGGCCAGTCACCCTGACCCGGCGGGGGAAGGGCATCGGCGCCGAGGTGCTCCGGCGCCATGACACGTTGCGCCGGTTTTTAGTGGAGGTGCTGGGTGTTGACGGCGGCGTGGCGGAGGAGACGGCCTGCAAAATGGAGCACGTCATGCCCGATGAGGTCATCGGCCGATTCACGAGTTTCGCCGACTTCATGGCGGCCTGTCCCCGGGTCAGCGCGCATTTCAACCGTGGCATTGGCTATTTTTGCGCGGACACCCCCGGAAAGGGGGAGTGCTCCCGCTGCGTCGCCGCCGCGGACACCGCGGGGGGGGCAGGCTGA